From the genome of Spirochaetota bacterium, one region includes:
- a CDS encoding cation:proton antiporter, with amino-acid sequence MPHIDATTGLFLVFLISSVLLYLLGRFEIPFIVSLIIAGLILGQFGLLGENEIFREIADFGVMLMLFFVGVEFSIRTLWSYRKEVAIIGVGQIVLTFLPSFALLAYIFNDVRVSFILSSVITMSSTIAILSLVEKKSAIGIRYGRISFLVALIQDITSIIILVILSLITTRTDISSNLFLGLLVFTLYSVALYYFTKTKFADVLIVRDRYLIVFLAIVISFGSAVVAKLCGLSPFLGAFVAGMIISDSFFGRQIASEVLPIKEIFVGFFFIYIGSTIKIELLVQNILSTILVSVAVMFFKFLVMFLLLLFRKESIEHNLRASVLLSNMGEFGLLILSLSLSSKIITETTFIIFSSAIVISIVITSFMFHLMDKISNRVPILRIGKVGYSLGDFEVVIVGFGPVGKRVAEVLNTMNISNIILEMNSDTVRKHKNEFNIHFGDAKRENILRWAGIEKAKLLVITAPILNEALFISEKARAINPNIDILARVKFISEVEILKQNNILNVVCDETSALESLIKLLSQKV; translated from the coding sequence ATGCCACACATTGATGCAACGACAGGGCTATTTCTAGTATTCCTAATCTCATCAGTATTACTCTACCTGCTTGGTCGCTTTGAGATACCTTTCATCGTATCACTTATTATAGCAGGCTTGATACTAGGACAATTCGGATTGCTTGGTGAGAATGAGATATTCAGAGAGATAGCAGACTTCGGCGTAATGCTAATGCTATTCTTCGTAGGTGTTGAGTTCTCCATTAGAACACTCTGGAGTTACAGGAAGGAAGTTGCTATAATAGGAGTAGGACAGATTGTTTTGACATTCTTACCATCCTTCGCTTTGCTAGCATACATATTTAACGACGTGAGAGTTTCATTCATCCTATCCTCTGTCATTACTATGAGTAGCACAATAGCAATATTATCGTTGGTAGAAAAGAAAAGTGCAATCGGAATAAGATACGGTAGAATTTCGTTCCTAGTAGCACTTATACAAGACATAACTTCTATAATCATCCTTGTTATTCTCTCTCTCATAACGACAAGAACTGACATTAGTTCTAACCTATTCTTAGGATTATTAGTTTTCACACTCTACTCAGTTGCCTTATACTACTTCACAAAAACGAAGTTTGCTGACGTATTGATTGTTAGAGATAGATACTTGATAGTTTTCCTTGCAATTGTGATAAGTTTCGGTAGTGCCGTAGTTGCAAAGTTGTGTGGTCTCTCCCCCTTCTTGGGCGCTTTTGTAGCAGGAATGATAATATCAGACTCGTTTTTTGGAAGACAGATCGCTTCCGAAGTTCTACCGATAAAGGAGATTTTTGTCGGTTTCTTCTTCATCTACATAGGATCAACAATCAAGATAGAACTTCTTGTCCAAAATATTTTATCTACAATCTTAGTGTCTGTTGCGGTGATGTTTTTTAAATTCCTTGTGATGTTCTTGCTTCTCCTATTTAGAAAGGAGTCAATAGAGCATAATTTAAGGGCATCAGTGCTTCTTTCTAATATGGGTGAATTTGGTCTTCTTATACTATCATTATCCCTATCTAGTAAGATTATAACAGAAACTACCTTCATAATATTTTCATCAGCTATCGTTATAAGTATCGTTATTACATCATTTATGTTCCACCTGATGGACAAAATCAGTAATAGAGTTCCAATCTTAAGAATCGGCAAAGTCGGGTATTCATTAGGAGACTTTGAAGTTGTGATTGTCGGCTTTGGACCTGTTGGTAAGAGAGTCGCTGAAGTTCTAAATACTATGAATATCTCAAACATAATTCTTGAGATGAATTCTGACACGGTCAGGAAGCATAAAAATGAATTTAACATACATTTTGGAGATGCTAAAAGAGAAAACATACTGAGATGGGCTGGCATTGAAAAGGCAAAACTTCTAGTCATAACTGCACCAATCCTAAATGAAGCATTATTCATATCTGAGAAAGCAAGAGCCATAAATCCAAACATAGACATATTAGCAAGAGTTAAATTTATCTCTGAAGTAGAGATACTGAAACAGAATAATATTCTCAATGTCGTTTGTGATGAAACTAGTGCGCTTGAATCTTTGATCAAACTTCTTTCTCAAAAGGTATGA
- a CDS encoding MFS transporter has product MEKWIKERQFSLKISIIEGSISSISGAIIHQGFFLQSFIIFLNGPDFWISIIPNSQFIFSFMGILSGYYLTKFGERKKASIITNTIYRGIFILPAIAVLVFGRSEITLVIFIVSTLVSFIFFRFLMVIWMRWMDLLVFEETRGRYLGIRKTFVTFFLLVGFLAGGYIVEYFSKIGRGEIAYFILFSTVALIGVIGSWLYGFQFDTKTKTQNISFRKFLSMAFDSLKVKKLRGIIVFFAVFEGISAIGVPFIPVQILKNFGLSAEYLGIQFSIYAVTMTISSYFWGLLLDKFGPRSVLQLSTLGLCFTISLWFFVPKELWFILSFVEPVFSGIFSGGYESVFMYVIFSEVRQKFKDYFFSVVSAINGITILAGSLISSLIVMLLGNISVFILYKDFKVYEILFLVTLIGRIICGLFLVPSIQYKKNVKNAFDLVRITLSKIFQQ; this is encoded by the coding sequence ATGGAGAAGTGGATAAAGGAAAGACAGTTCTCTTTGAAAATATCAATCATTGAAGGAAGCATATCTTCAATCTCTGGTGCGATAATACATCAGGGGTTTTTCTTACAAAGCTTTATCATCTTTCTAAACGGTCCTGACTTTTGGATCTCAATCATACCAAACTCTCAATTCATATTCTCATTTATGGGCATCTTGAGTGGATATTATCTTACAAAGTTTGGTGAGAGGAAGAAGGCGAGTATAATCACAAATACTATATACAGAGGTATCTTCATTCTACCTGCGATAGCAGTACTAGTTTTTGGTAGATCAGAGATAACACTGGTGATATTCATCGTCTCAACCCTTGTATCATTCATATTCTTTAGGTTTTTGATGGTTATATGGATGAGATGGATGGACCTATTAGTGTTTGAAGAGACAAGAGGAAGGTATCTAGGAATAAGAAAAACGTTTGTAACATTCTTCCTTCTTGTTGGTTTTCTAGCAGGTGGATACATAGTAGAGTATTTCTCAAAGATAGGTAGAGGAGAGATAGCATACTTCATATTGTTCTCAACAGTAGCATTGATTGGAGTTATTGGTAGCTGGCTTTATGGATTCCAGTTTGACACAAAAACTAAAACTCAAAACATCAGTTTCAGAAAATTTCTGTCAATGGCTTTTGACTCTCTGAAAGTTAAGAAGTTGAGAGGCATAATAGTTTTTTTTGCCGTGTTTGAGGGAATTTCAGCAATAGGAGTTCCTTTTATACCAGTCCAGATTCTCAAAAACTTCGGGCTTTCCGCGGAATATTTAGGAATACAGTTCTCAATATATGCTGTTACGATGACTATATCAAGTTATTTCTGGGGCTTATTACTTGACAAGTTTGGCCCTAGAAGTGTATTACAGCTCTCAACACTTGGACTGTGTTTCACAATCTCACTGTGGTTTTTCGTTCCTAAAGAGTTGTGGTTCATATTATCCTTTGTTGAACCTGTGTTTTCTGGTATCTTCTCGGGTGGATACGAGTCAGTGTTTATGTATGTTATATTCTCAGAGGTTAGACAGAAGTTCAAAGATTATTTTTTCTCTGTTGTCAGTGCTATAAATGGTATCACCATACTTGCAGGTAGTCTGATCTCAAGTTTAATAGTAATGCTATTAGGTAACATAAGTGTATTCATTCTATACAAGGATTTTAAAGTTTATGAAATACTGTTTTTGGTGACCCTAATAGGTAGAATTATTTGCGGGCTATTTCTAGTCCCAAGCATACAATATAAAAAGAATGTAAAGAACGCGTTTGATCTTGTGAGGATAACACTATCAAAGATTTTCCAACAGTAA
- the hslV gene encoding ATP-dependent protease subunit HslV: MSKIKSTTVIGILKDGKLVIGGDGQVTYGNTVLKSNARKIRKIFDDKVLVGFAGATADALALLEKFEEHLRDNNGNILKASVSLAKEWRTDRLLRRLEALMIVGNKEKILILSGTGDVIEPEDNIAAIGSGGPYALASARAFLKANPNLDARYIVEESLKIAGEICIFTNKNIIIEEL, translated from the coding sequence ATGTCTAAAATCAAATCAACAACTGTTATTGGAATTCTCAAAGATGGCAAACTTGTGATTGGCGGTGATGGGCAAGTAACCTATGGTAATACCGTTCTCAAATCCAACGCAAGGAAGATAAGAAAAATATTTGATGACAAGGTTCTAGTTGGCTTCGCTGGGGCAACTGCAGACGCACTAGCACTACTTGAGAAGTTTGAAGAACACTTAAGAGACAACAATGGTAATATACTCAAGGCATCTGTGAGCCTAGCAAAGGAGTGGAGGACGGATAGACTACTTAGAAGACTAGAAGCACTGATGATAGTTGGGAACAAGGAGAAGATACTGATACTATCAGGAACGGGAGATGTGATAGAACCAGAGGATAATATAGCGGCAATAGGCTCTGGGGGACCTTATGCACTCGCATCAGCAAGAGCATTCCTTAAAGCAAACCCTAATCTAGACGCAAGGTATATAGTTGAAGAGTCTCTTAAAATAGCGGGAGAAATATGCATATTCACCAACAAAAACATAATTATTGAGGAACTTTAA